From the Streptomyces pluripotens genome, one window contains:
- a CDS encoding DUF6227 family protein, translating to MSLPYETAAYESAESPESPEEHLGRLLGRALNSFELPDEVIRSLDCALAHNSSLHSAHHSAGLRRETHRHTWLLADGSAVTLWELVRNPTPGGAPEHEVYVDEEELQAATARLGLPPDTPDFELPTLIRLWAIPEPRHVFASDNSADHARRLLRRAENPDRPDVEAAALLATAVAHEITQAFGRPGRAGRTGLNYALYEHAFLLPDGSEVSLWEVEHTATPDGRHMCEVYISEDAARDAMERRAARQGQQQA from the coding sequence TTGAGCCTTCCGTACGAGACGGCAGCGTACGAATCAGCCGAGTCGCCCGAGTCTCCGGAGGAGCACCTCGGGCGACTCCTCGGCCGTGCCCTGAACTCCTTCGAGCTGCCCGATGAGGTGATACGGAGCCTCGACTGTGCGCTGGCGCACAACAGTTCCCTGCACTCCGCGCACCACAGCGCGGGACTGCGCCGGGAGACCCACCGGCACACCTGGCTGCTCGCCGACGGCTCCGCGGTCACGTTGTGGGAGCTGGTTCGCAACCCCACTCCGGGTGGCGCCCCGGAACACGAGGTGTACGTGGACGAGGAAGAACTGCAAGCCGCCACGGCGCGACTCGGACTGCCACCGGACACACCCGACTTCGAACTCCCCACGCTGATACGACTGTGGGCGATTCCCGAACCCCGCCACGTATTCGCCTCCGACAACTCGGCGGATCACGCGCGCCGCCTGCTGCGCCGGGCGGAGAACCCCGACCGGCCGGACGTGGAGGCGGCGGCGTTACTTGCGACCGCGGTCGCGCACGAGATCACACAGGCGTTCGGGCGGCCGGGGCGAGCCGGGCGGACCGGGCTGAACTACGCGTTGTACGAGCACGCGTTCCTGCTGCCGGACGGCAGCGAGGTCTCGCTGTGGGAGGTCGAGCACACGGCGACTCCCGACGGGCGGCACATGTGCGAGGTGTACATATCTGAGGATGCGGCCCGGGATGCCATGGAGCGGCGCGCGGCACGGCAGGGACAGCAGCAGGCGTAG
- a CDS encoding L,D-transpeptidase, which translates to MTTPDIAARRALGACAALMVGALALTACGGSANATGDDNKGSKGSPKTSTAKVVISAKDGSMDASINATGVKVSSGRLTDVKMTAAESGQVVQGAISADGSSWKPKHQLERGTKYEISATARDAQGRASAANSIFTTVSSARSFIGTYTPDNGTTVGVGMPVSFIFDKSITDKKAVQSHITVDSNSGQQVVGHWFGDRRLDFRPPEYWKTGSKITVEIDLDGVQGAKGVYGVQKKTVSLTIGRSQISTVDAGTQMMTVVRDSKTIKSVPISAGSPQHATYNGQMVISEKSVQTRMNGSTVGFGGEYDIPDVPHAMQLTSSGTFIHGNYWYNKGNPPFGRQGTSHGCIGLADVQGAQGATSAKWFFDNSLVGDVVIVKNSHDTTVAPDNGLNGWNMSWSAWTAGSAI; encoded by the coding sequence GTGACAACGCCGGACATTGCAGCGCGGCGCGCACTGGGGGCCTGTGCCGCCCTGATGGTCGGTGCCCTCGCCCTGACCGCTTGCGGTGGCAGCGCCAACGCCACCGGCGACGACAACAAGGGCAGCAAGGGCTCCCCCAAGACGTCGACCGCGAAGGTCGTGATCTCGGCCAAGGACGGCTCGATGGACGCATCCATCAACGCGACCGGGGTGAAGGTCAGCAGCGGGAGGCTGACCGACGTGAAGATGACCGCGGCGGAGTCGGGACAGGTCGTGCAGGGGGCGATATCCGCCGACGGCAGCAGTTGGAAACCGAAGCATCAACTGGAGCGGGGGACGAAGTACGAGATAAGCGCGACGGCGAGGGACGCCCAAGGGCGTGCCTCGGCGGCCAACTCCATCTTCACCACGGTCTCCTCGGCGAGGAGTTTCATCGGTACCTATACACCGGACAACGGCACGACCGTCGGGGTGGGCATGCCCGTGTCGTTCATCTTCGACAAGTCGATCACCGACAAGAAGGCCGTGCAATCGCACATCACGGTCGACTCCAACAGCGGTCAGCAGGTGGTCGGGCACTGGTTCGGTGATCGGCGGCTGGACTTCCGACCGCCGGAGTACTGGAAGACCGGATCCAAGATCACTGTGGAGATCGACTTGGACGGCGTCCAGGGCGCCAAGGGCGTGTACGGGGTCCAGAAGAAGACCGTCTCCCTCACCATCGGGCGGTCGCAGATCTCCACGGTCGACGCCGGCACACAGATGATGACGGTGGTGCGGGACAGCAAGACGATCAAGTCTGTGCCGATCTCCGCGGGCAGCCCGCAGCACGCCACGTACAACGGACAGATGGTGATCTCCGAGAAGTCCGTGCAGACCCGCATGAACGGGTCGACGGTCGGCTTCGGCGGGGAGTACGACATCCCGGACGTGCCGCACGCGATGCAACTGACGTCATCGGGGACGTTCATCCACGGAAACTACTGGTACAACAAGGGCAACCCGCCCTTCGGTCGGCAGGGAACCAGCCATGGCTGCATCGGACTCGCTGACGTACAGGGCGCGCAGGGTGCCACATCGGCCAAGTGGTTCTTCGACAACTCGCTCGTCGGGGACGTCGTGATCGTGAAGAATTCCCACGACACCACGGTGGCGCCGGACAACGGTCTCAACGGCTGGAACATGTCCTGGAGCGCCTGGACCGCCGGAAGCGCGATCTGA
- a CDS encoding P1 family peptidase, producing MTVDALTDVAGIRVGHATRNTDGWLTGTTVVLAPESGAVAAVDVRGGGPGTKETDALDPRNLVQRIDAVVLTGGSAYGLDTASGVLAWLEEQRRGVQVGADPAHVVPVVPAACVFDLGRGGNFRARPDARTGRAAVEAAATAALGARVPEGCVGAGTGAVAGQLKGGVGTASAVLDSGITVAALVVANAAGSVVDPQTGVLYGELFQGRAEYPEGRVHEAALRRLDEIAAGHAPPSLNTTLAVVATDADLSKAQAQKLAGTAHDGIARAVRPVHLLHDGDTVFALATGARPLGTHLLALNDILTAGADLVTRAIVRAVRAAEPVEGPGGVWPSYQELYGKR from the coding sequence ATGACAGTTGATGCATTGACGGACGTTGCGGGGATCCGGGTGGGGCACGCCACACGCAACACGGACGGCTGGCTCACCGGCACCACGGTCGTGCTCGCCCCCGAAAGCGGGGCCGTCGCCGCCGTGGACGTGCGCGGTGGTGGCCCCGGCACCAAGGAGACCGACGCGCTCGACCCGCGCAACCTGGTGCAGAGGATCGACGCAGTCGTACTGACCGGAGGCAGCGCGTACGGACTCGACACAGCGTCCGGCGTGCTCGCCTGGCTTGAGGAACAACGGCGCGGCGTACAAGTGGGGGCGGACCCAGCACATGTGGTGCCGGTGGTACCCGCAGCGTGCGTCTTCGACCTGGGGCGCGGAGGGAACTTCCGCGCACGCCCGGATGCCCGGACGGGGCGCGCCGCGGTGGAGGCCGCGGCAACCGCTGCGCTGGGCGCCCGTGTGCCGGAGGGGTGCGTCGGCGCAGGCACAGGTGCGGTGGCGGGGCAGCTCAAGGGCGGAGTGGGCACTGCGAGCGCGGTGCTCGACTCGGGGATCACCGTGGCCGCGTTGGTCGTGGCCAATGCGGCCGGGTCGGTGGTGGACCCGCAAACGGGCGTGCTGTACGGGGAGCTGTTCCAAGGGCGGGCCGAATATCCTGAGGGGCGCGTGCACGAAGCGGCACTCCGGCGTCTGGACGAGATCGCCGCTGGCCATGCACCGCCGTCACTCAACACGACGCTGGCGGTGGTCGCGACCGACGCGGATCTCTCCAAGGCACAGGCGCAGAAGCTGGCGGGCACCGCGCACGACGGAATCGCGCGCGCCGTACGTCCGGTGCACCTCCTGCACGACGGGGACACGGTGTTCGCGCTAGCGACCGGAGCCCGCCCGCTCGGCACGCACCTCTTGGCGCTCAACGACATTCTCACCGCCGGCGCGGATCTCGTGACGCGCGCAATCGTACGGGCCGTGCGCGCCGCCGAGCCGGTCGAAGGGCCTGGAGGAGTGTGGCCGTCCTACCAGGAGTTGTACGGAAAGAGGTGA